A genomic region of Desulfobacterales bacterium contains the following coding sequences:
- a CDS encoding response regulator, giving the protein MMTQSLSHLKGKRILAVDDEQDILESIEDILDEAHVDGARDYESASQKIRENRYDLAILDIMGVNGLKLLEETVAQNIPTVMLTAHAINPEALMSSIQKGAIAYIPKETLAELDTLLNKLLGAYEEGGLPWKLLFELLGSYFDERFGSGWKEKDKEFWSKFSRNYQIGKGIQQRVVHTERVRDKGI; this is encoded by the coding sequence ATGATGACCCAGTCGCTATCACACCTTAAGGGAAAGCGCATCCTGGCCGTCGATGACGAACAGGACATTCTTGAAAGCATCGAAGATATTCTGGACGAAGCTCACGTTGACGGGGCTCGCGACTATGAGAGTGCTTCACAAAAAATCAGGGAAAACCGTTATGATCTGGCCATCCTTGATATCATGGGTGTAAACGGCTTAAAGCTCCTTGAAGAGACCGTCGCACAAAACATTCCCACGGTAATGCTGACCGCCCACGCCATCAATCCCGAAGCGTTGATGTCTTCGATTCAAAAAGGCGCCATCGCTTACATCCCCAAAGAGACCCTGGCCGAACTCGACACCCTGCTGAATAAGCTGCTGGGGGCCTATGAAGAAGGGGGGCTCCCCTGGAAACTCCTTTTTGAACTGCTGGGATCTTACTTTGACGAACGTTTCGGTTCGGGCTGGAAAGAAAAAGACAAGGAGTTCTGGTCCAAATTCAGCCGGAACTATCAGATCGGCAAGG